CCGCCTTCGGCTGCAGGATAGGAGTGCCCGCCCGGCGAGCGACATCGGCCTCGCCCGTGGCGTCGATCACCACCTTGGCTTTGACCGCCTGACGGCCGGACTTGTTCTCTACGAACACACCGCAAACCTTGTTGCCTTCCATGATCGGGTCCGCCACGTAGGCGGACAGCATCAGTGTCACCCCGGCCTCCTTCAGCATTTTCAGGGCCACATAAGCGGCCTTGTTGGAGTCGGCGAGGGATCGTTCTGGCGTGCCAGACCCCAAAGCGAAATACTCCCGGCTAAACTCCTTCGGCAGCCCGGCCAAGCCCCCTTTCACCGGATCACCGGCCGGACCACTGGCCGGGGCGTCGCCGTGCTCGGCAATCGGCCCCTGCTGAGACATCATGCCCGGCCCGAAACTCCCTCCGACATAGCCGAACCGGTCGATCAGCACGGTCGTCGCGCCCTCCCGCGCCGCGGCCAGCGCCGCGAAAACGCCCGAGATGCCGCCACCGGCCACGACAACATCGACGTCATACGCAACGGGCACTTTTTTGGCGGGCTCCTTCACGAAGCCCAAAGAAGATTGTGCACCAGGCGAGGCGACCTGCTGATCCGCGGCCTTTGCCCCGGTGAGACTCGCCGGCAGAGCGACCAGAACCAGCGTCCACATAACCTTACAAACCATTGCCCTTGCCATGATGAATTCTCCACATCTTGACTATTCGTCATTGCATGCAGGCCGCCCTGACACGCCGATCCCATCAATTTCGCACCCAGATCGGGCTCGATATGGCCAGATCGCCATTGGCCTGCACGATGCGAGCGTAGTACCAGTCCTCCTTTGCCCCCTCGTCCGGCCCGTCAGAGAACTCAAGCCGGCCCGTGTAGTGCGGCGCGAAGACTAACCGCTGAAAAACCATCGATTCGCTCGTAAACGGGCCGGTAAACTCAAGGGTGTTCTCCGAGGACAGATCCTTGAGGCTCTTCTCTATCTTCATGGCGACAGGCCGTGTCATCGTACACTTGAGAACGGCTTGGGGGCCGCCTTCGATCTTCAGGACCACGCTGTTGTTGACCAGATCGCCGAGCGGTTCCTTGCGCGAGGTGTAGGAGCGGACCCGATACGACTTCTCCGACAGCTTCTCCACCCTGTTGCGCCGGTCCTCGTCGAACGGCCCGGCGCGGAAACAACCCTGGGCCTCGACGATTCGGCCGCCGATGATCTCCAATTCGAAATCCCAGTCACAGATGCGAGTCATCGCCAGATCCCCCCAGGGCCCCCAGCCGAATTCAACGCGGCATAGCACCGGCGACGACCAAGGCGGAGAATGAACGTCGGCGTCCGTTGGGAAGGCCCGAGCAACCACACGGCCGTTCTTGACCAGCTCAATCGACGCAATCTCATCCCAGCCGCTCGCCGTGATGGTGACCTGCCGGTTCGGGGTCTCAGGCAGGATGTCACCCATCCAATGGCCGTTGACCCGGAAGTCCAAGGCAATGCGATCGCCCGTGACCGCGAACGACCGCCGGGCACGCAGGGCCTCGAAAACCCCCTCCCTCGTCAACTCGTTCGCATAGAGGCCCACCAGCCCCTCACGATACGCCCCCGGATAGCCACTGTGATTGTCCGTGCTGGCGACAACGCCGACATGCGCGCCTCGGGCAAGGAGGGCTCGCAGGGTCCTCGGTGTCCACCGTCCGCCGTTGCTGTGGCGAACGTAGTCGAACGGCCCGCGGTCGTGCTCGGCCAGACCGTGCTCGGAGAAGATCTCCACGACCGGAGACACGTCCGTGTCAAGAAACTCGAATGCCGTCCCGCGCCACTGCCACCGATAAGCCGGGTGATGCGGGATCAGCAAGGCCCCCTTCTCTTTCGCAAAGGCCTGGACCTTCGATATGTGATCGAAATACTCCAGCGGCGCGTCGACGTCGGAGGGGTAGATCAGGCACTGATCACCGAATCGGCTCGAGTGCCATTCGTAAGCCACGAAGGGAACGAATCGCCCCGGCTTGTAGCGCTCTTTGGCCATCCGCCGAACCTCGTCCCAGTGTTCCCGCGTGGCCGCAAAGCCGTTCACCCATTTCTCGTGCTTGTTCTCGGGCATGATGGGCATGTCATGCCAGTGGCCGTGGGCGGTGAAGGCAAAGAAATCCAGGTGGCTCTCGGCGATCTCGTAGCTGCGCTGCAAGGAGCCCTTGCCGTATCCAACCGCATTGTGATTGTGGATATCGCCCCAGAAAAGCTGCCTGGGCTGATCGGCCGTCAAGCGGACATTGATCAGCAGGACAACAGATGCAAACACCGAAATGAACACACGTTGCCGAGAAGGAATCATCGTGAAACCTGCCTGTTGCACACCGCGCGATCTTATGCCATAATCCGCATGCGAGTCATCTCATCCGGCAAGACGAGGTTGTTCCGGATGAGCGAGATTCGCTCCTTCGCGGCCCCATTATACCGGGAAGACGATGCTTGTCCGGCAAGGCAAGCAGCGGAACTCGGCATGAGAAGGGACTTGCGAGAGCTGCTTTCTCCCCACCTGCCCCCAGGGAGCGAGCGGTTGACGATGAGCGGATCATCACTGCACTCGGACCCCTGTTGCGGAAGAAGTCGGACGGCATCGGTACGTCGTCGATGGCTGCGCTGAGCGTGGCCAGAGATGCTTCTGTTTGCGCATGTCGCCACAGAAGAACGCTGGAGATGCGCGCCGCGGACTCGAACCGCCCCCCCAACCGGTGCGCACGGAGAAAGCAGAAAGGACGTGAGGCGATCAATGCGTGCAAATCGACGGATAGGCACGATCCTGCTGTTACTGGTGAGCGCTTGTGATCGGGGTGCCTTGGCAGTTGATCTCTACGTGGCGCCGAGCGGGAAGATCGAGTGGTCGGGAACACTGCCGGCGGCCAACGCCGAGCATTCCGACGGCCCCCTGCCTTCAATCGCAGCCGCCCGAGACCTCATCCGTTCACGCCGGGCCAGCGGGATGTGGACGGACGAGGCCATCACCGTGCACCTGCGCGGCGGCGTTTACTACCTGGAGGAAACGGTCGTCTTCGAACCTCGGGACTCGGGAACCCCGGGCAAGCCGATTGTCTATGCAGCGTACAAGAACGAGCAACCGATCCTCAGCGGCGGGCGGGTCATCGGCGGTTGGCGCGACGCGGAGATCAACGGCCGACCCTGCTGGGTGGTCGAAATCCCCGAGGTCAAGGAAGGCAAATGGTATTTCCGGCAGTTGTTCGTTAACGGCAGACGCTGCCCGCGTCCGCAGGTGCCGGAACAAGGCTGGTACCAGTTCGCCGGCATCCCGCCACATAGTGAAAGATACTTGAAGAGAGAGAACGTGCGCGACAAGGCCAATCAGAATGACCGGGCGTGTTACCGCCCGGGGCACGTGAAGAAATGGCACAATCTCGGCGACGTGGAGTTCGTTTGTCTGATGAGCTGGGACGAGGCTCATCTGTTCGCCGCCAACCTGGACGAGGCGACCCGGACCATCGAGTTCACCCAACCAAGCTACCTGGGCGCCGACAAGGTCATCACAGACGACAAGAACGGACGCTACTACATGCTCGGCGTGCGAGAAGCCCTCAACAAACCCGGACAGTGGTACCTCGATCGAGTCAGCGGCATGCTCTACTACCTGCCCGTGGCCGGAGAGACGCCGGACAACACAACAGTTGTTGCCCCCCGGTTGAACGAGTTGCTGTGTGTGCTCGGCGACGAACCCCGCAATCCGCTTGAGGAAAGAAACAAGACATTCTGGACGGGACCGCGGCTGATCGGCCAGGGACCCACTCCCAGGCCGATTGAGCATCTGGCCCTGAGAGGCCTGACTTTGAAGCACAATAACTGGTTCCTGCCTCCCGATAAGTCCGCCGGAGGCCAGGCCATGGCCCGGCTGCCCGCGGCCCTGTTCCTGCTCAACGCCCGGAATTGCCGGATCACCGATTGCACGGTCTCCCAGATCTCCAATTGGGCGATCGAGCTGGGCGCCGAATGCAGAGACAACGTGATCTCCGGCTGCACCCTGACCGACCTCGGCGCCGGCGGCGTCAAACTCAACGAGGACAGCCATCACAACACCGTCACCGATTGTGAGATTTCCAACGGCGGACTGGTGTTCCCCGGCGCCGCCGGCGTCTGGGTCGGCCACAGTTGGGCCAACACCGTTTCGCACAACCATATCCATCATCTGTACTACACCGGGATCAGTGTCGGCTGGGTCTGGGGATACTCCCGGCCCAGCAAGGCGGCCTGCAACATCATCGAGTACAACCACATCCACCACATCGGCCGGAAGCTGCTCAGCGACATGGGCGGCATCTACACGCTCGGCTCCTCTCCGGGAACCGTTCTGCGCTACAATCTCATTCACGATGTCGAGGCCTTCGCGTACGGCGGCCACGGCCTGTACAACGACGAGGGCAGCAGCTTCGTCCTTTTGGAGAATAACATCGTCTACCGGACCAGCCACGAGTCGTATCATCAGAACTACGGGCAATACAACGTGATCCGAAACAACGTGTTCGCCTATAGCGCCGACGGCACGGTCAACCGATCGGGGCAGAATGACCCCTTCTCGTTCACCATCGAGCACAACATCGTCTACAGCACGTTGCCGCGGATGCTGGACAACGGATGGCGCTGGAACAAGAGCGGAAACTTCAAGATGGACTACAACCTCTACTGGCGGGAAGACGGTCAGCCGTTCGATTTCCCCGGCGATCGATCATTCGAACAGTGGCAGCAATGGTGGGACCAGGACAGGCACTCGATCATCGCGGATCCTCTGTTCGTGGACCCAAAGAACGGTGACTTCAGACTGAAGGCCGGCTCACCGGCCGAGAGGATCGGCTTCAAGCCGATCGACACGAGCAGGATCGGACGACTGAAGTCCCATACGCCGGGATAATGGCGTCCGAGCGAGTCTCCGCCTGTGACGGAACGCGGCGAGAGGAGGACTACTGATGACAAGCGGCTCTCCAGTCTCAAGCTCCCGACTCCCCGGCATCCAGGCGACCGCCCTGTTTGTGCTCCGTCTGGCGATTGGATGACACTTCCTATGAGAAGTAATTGCAAGGTACGTGATCCGAACGGGACGTCCGCGGGTGACCTCCTTGAATCCCATCGGGTCCTTTCGGACTTCTTTCATTGGATCGTCGCCCATCCGCGGGTGCTGAGGGTGGTTGACCTGTTGAACATCTGGGGCTTGATCGGCATCGGCCTGGCCCCGTTCTTAAACCCTTTGACACGCTTGGCGTGTGCGTTCGGCATCCTGCTCCTGGTCCTGTACTACGTGTCCTTCCGGTAAGCCTGCATGAAACGGCGTGAGGCGGCTGGTATCGTCGGCCGTCGCCGCGAGGCGGCACGGAGGACGGCGGATGAGAACCGGAACGACGCGATCGCCCGCGAGCAAAACCTGTCGCCGGAGCAACGGCTGGCCTTCCACCAGGCCGAGAGCGGCCCGATCATGGAGCAGCTCCGGGCCTGGTGCATCCGGCAGTTCGATGAACGGCTGGTGGAGCCCAACTCAGCGCTCGGCCAGGCCATCTCCTACCTGCTCAAGCACTGGGAGAAGCTGACCCTCTTCCTGCGTCAGCCCGGAGCCCCTCTGGACAACAACATTGTCGAACGAGCCCTGAAACGAGCGATCCTGCATCGAAAGAACGCGCTGTTCTACAGAACCCTCAACGGGGCCCGCGTCGGCGACCTGTTCATGAGCCTCATCCACACCTGCCAGCTCAACGACGTCGACCCCTTCGACTACCTGACCGAACTGCAACGCCACGCCGAAGACCTCGCCGCCCAACCCGAAAACTGGATGCCCTGGAACTACCGCAAGACAATCCAGGAGACCGACGCCGACATCCCTGGCTGATCCCTCGGTTACTCCGTCCCACCCCGGGCACGCCGTCCAAGATTACGCATGCTTACCGGAAGGACACAGCGCAG
Above is a genomic segment from Phycisphaerae bacterium containing:
- a CDS encoding DUF3604 domain-containing protein — encoded protein: MIPSRQRVFISVFASVVLLINVRLTADQPRQLFWGDIHNHNAVGYGKGSLQRSYEIAESHLDFFAFTAHGHWHDMPIMPENKHEKWVNGFAATREHWDEVRRMAKERYKPGRFVPFVAYEWHSSRFGDQCLIYPSDVDAPLEYFDHISKVQAFAKEKGALLIPHHPAYRWQWRGTAFEFLDTDVSPVVEIFSEHGLAEHDRGPFDYVRHSNGGRWTPRTLRALLARGAHVGVVASTDNHSGYPGAYREGLVGLYANELTREGVFEALRARRSFAVTGDRIALDFRVNGHWMGDILPETPNRQVTITASGWDEIASIELVKNGRVVARAFPTDADVHSPPWSSPVLCRVEFGWGPWGDLAMTRICDWDFELEIIGGRIVEAQGCFRAGPFDEDRRNRVEKLSEKSYRVRSYTSRKEPLGDLVNNSVVLKIEGGPQAVLKCTMTRPVAMKIEKSLKDLSSENTLEFTGPFTSESMVFQRLVFAPHYTGRLEFSDGPDEGAKEDWYYARIVQANGDLAISSPIWVRN
- a CDS encoding right-handed parallel beta-helix repeat-containing protein, with amino-acid sequence MRANRRIGTILLLLVSACDRGALAVDLYVAPSGKIEWSGTLPAANAEHSDGPLPSIAAARDLIRSRRASGMWTDEAITVHLRGGVYYLEETVVFEPRDSGTPGKPIVYAAYKNEQPILSGGRVIGGWRDAEINGRPCWVVEIPEVKEGKWYFRQLFVNGRRCPRPQVPEQGWYQFAGIPPHSERYLKRENVRDKANQNDRACYRPGHVKKWHNLGDVEFVCLMSWDEAHLFAANLDEATRTIEFTQPSYLGADKVITDDKNGRYYMLGVREALNKPGQWYLDRVSGMLYYLPVAGETPDNTTVVAPRLNELLCVLGDEPRNPLEERNKTFWTGPRLIGQGPTPRPIEHLALRGLTLKHNNWFLPPDKSAGGQAMARLPAALFLLNARNCRITDCTVSQISNWAIELGAECRDNVISGCTLTDLGAGGVKLNEDSHHNTVTDCEISNGGLVFPGAAGVWVGHSWANTVSHNHIHHLYYTGISVGWVWGYSRPSKAACNIIEYNHIHHIGRKLLSDMGGIYTLGSSPGTVLRYNLIHDVEAFAYGGHGLYNDEGSSFVLLENNIVYRTSHESYHQNYGQYNVIRNNVFAYSADGTVNRSGQNDPFSFTIEHNIVYSTLPRMLDNGWRWNKSGNFKMDYNLYWREDGQPFDFPGDRSFEQWQQWWDQDRHSIIADPLFVDPKNGDFRLKAGSPAERIGFKPIDTSRIGRLKSHTPG
- a CDS encoding transposase, producing MKRREAAGIVGRRREAARRTADENRNDAIAREQNLSPEQRLAFHQAESGPIMEQLRAWCIRQFDERLVEPNSALGQAISYLLKHWEKLTLFLRQPGAPLDNNIVERALKRAILHRKNALFYRTLNGARVGDLFMSLIHTCQLNDVDPFDYLTELQRHAEDLAAQPENWMPWNYRKTIQETDADIPG